From the genome of Pelmatolapia mariae isolate MD_Pm_ZW linkage group LG12, Pm_UMD_F_2, whole genome shotgun sequence, one region includes:
- the mtx3 gene encoding metaxin-3 isoform X1: MAAAMELRCWGGDWGLPSVHTESLIVLAYTKFSGAKVTVSPIDWTWKTITVTVPELLCGDTAVQEPTQILNFLRKQSFNADYELTARQGADTMAYIALLEEKLRPALLHTFWVDAENYSNLTRPWFASRSPFPLNFLVPGRLASGALSRILLTTGEAPLHRISEVEGKIYSDAKECLNLLSYRLGTANFFFGNSPTSLDAFVFGFLAPLHKASLPSSPLQSHLRQLDNLTCFCDNILAVYFSSDHLCKIAAQAGPLPPVQETMDANLQKLTQLVNKESNLIEKMDDNLRSSPQHKPHRPEPKPSLSSAKSSTPA, from the exons ATGGCGGCTGCCATGGAGCTGAGATGCTGGGGAGGAGACTGGGGTTTGCCGTCTGTTCACACCGAGTCCCTCATAGTTCTG GCATACACCAAGTTTTCTGGGGCAAAAGTCACAGTTTCTCCAATAGACTGGACATGGAAAACAATCACAG TGACTGTCCCAGAATTGCTTTGTGGTGACACTGCAGTTCAAGAACCAACACAAATTCTTAACTTTCTGAGGAAACAA agtttTAATGCAGACTATGAGCTGACAGCCAGACAAGGAGCAGACACGATGGCTTACATCGCTCTGCTGGAGGAGAAGCTGCGACCAGCTCTG CTGCACACGTTCTGGGTCGATGCAGAAAACTACTCCAATCTAACACGGCCCTGGTTCGCCTCACGCTCGCCATTCCCGCTGAATTTTCTCGTACCAGGACGTCTCGCCAGCGGCGCCCTCTCCCGCATCCTTCTAACCACAGGAGAGGCGCCGCTGCACAGAATCTCTGAGGTGGAGGGAAAG ATCTACAGTGATGCTAAAGAGTGCCTGAACTTGCTCTCCTACAGACTGGGAACAGCTAACTTCTTCTTTGGCAACTC GCCGACCAGTCTGGATGCCTTTGTGTTTGGTTTCCTGGCTCCCCTTCATAAAGCCAGTCTTCCCAGCAGCCCTCTGCAGAGCCATCTCAGACAGCTGGATAACCTTACATGCTTCTGTGACAACATCCTCGCGGTCTACTTCAGCTCGGACCACCTTTGTAAGATTGCTGCACAAGCTG GTCCTCTCCCACCTGTTCAGGAAACAATGGATGCCAACCTCCAGAAACTAACTCAGCTTGTAAACAAAGAGTCCAATCTCATAGAAAAG ATGGATGACAACCTGCGCAGCAGCCCACAGCACAAACCCCACAGACCAGAGCCCAAACCCAGTCTGTCCAGTGCGAAGAGCTCTACTCCTGCCTAA
- the mtx3 gene encoding metaxin-3 isoform X2, with the protein MAAAMELRCWGGDWGLPSVHTESLIVLAYTKFSGAKVTVSPIDWTWKTITVTVPELLCGDTAVQEPTQILNFLRKQSFNADYELTARQGADTMAYIALLEEKLRPALLHTFWVDAENYSNLTRPWFASRSPFPLNFLVPGRLASGALSRILLTTGEAPLHRISEVEGKIYSDAKECLNLLSYRLGTANFFFGNSPTSLDAFVFGFLAPLHKASLPSSPLQSHLRQLDNLTCFCDNILAVYFSSDHLCKIAAQADG; encoded by the exons ATGGCGGCTGCCATGGAGCTGAGATGCTGGGGAGGAGACTGGGGTTTGCCGTCTGTTCACACCGAGTCCCTCATAGTTCTG GCATACACCAAGTTTTCTGGGGCAAAAGTCACAGTTTCTCCAATAGACTGGACATGGAAAACAATCACAG TGACTGTCCCAGAATTGCTTTGTGGTGACACTGCAGTTCAAGAACCAACACAAATTCTTAACTTTCTGAGGAAACAA agtttTAATGCAGACTATGAGCTGACAGCCAGACAAGGAGCAGACACGATGGCTTACATCGCTCTGCTGGAGGAGAAGCTGCGACCAGCTCTG CTGCACACGTTCTGGGTCGATGCAGAAAACTACTCCAATCTAACACGGCCCTGGTTCGCCTCACGCTCGCCATTCCCGCTGAATTTTCTCGTACCAGGACGTCTCGCCAGCGGCGCCCTCTCCCGCATCCTTCTAACCACAGGAGAGGCGCCGCTGCACAGAATCTCTGAGGTGGAGGGAAAG ATCTACAGTGATGCTAAAGAGTGCCTGAACTTGCTCTCCTACAGACTGGGAACAGCTAACTTCTTCTTTGGCAACTC GCCGACCAGTCTGGATGCCTTTGTGTTTGGTTTCCTGGCTCCCCTTCATAAAGCCAGTCTTCCCAGCAGCCCTCTGCAGAGCCATCTCAGACAGCTGGATAACCTTACATGCTTCTGTGACAACATCCTCGCGGTCTACTTCAGCTCGGACCACCTTTGTAAGATTGCTGCACAAGCTG ATGGATGA